One window of Arvicola amphibius chromosome 6, mArvAmp1.2, whole genome shotgun sequence genomic DNA carries:
- the Znf367 gene encoding zinc finger protein 367 isoform X1: MIRGAPAPMAEPPPVIFCHDSPKRVLVSVIRTTPATPPCSSSSGGGSSGGGVGEPEQPPPLVPTSPGFSDFMVYPWRWGENAHNVTLSPGAAAGGVVSAGLPAAAELPTLRGAPPSTASVTAASGGEDEEEASSPDSGHLKDGIRRGRPRADTVRDLINEGEHSSSRIRCNICNRVFPREKSLQAHKRTHTGERPYLCDYPDCGKAFVQSGQLKTHQRLHTGEKPFVCSENGCLSRFTHANRHCPKHPYARLKREEPTDILSKHQSADNKAAAEWLAKYWEMREQRTPTLKGKLVPKADQEQQDPLEYLQSDGEDDEKSGAQRRLQEQRERLHGALALIELANLTGAPLRQ; encoded by the exons CCCCGGCACCCATGGCGGAGCCGCCGCCGGTCATCTTCTGCCACGACTCCCCGAAGCGCGTGCTGGTGTCAGTCATCAGGACCACGCCGGCAACGCCTccgtgcagcagcagcagcggcggcggcagcagcggcggcggcgtgGGGGAGCCCGAGCAGCCGCCGCCGCTCGTCCCCACCAGCCCGGGTTTCAGCGACTTCATGGTGTACCCGTGGCGCTGGGGGGAGAACGCGCATAACGTGACGCTTAGCCCGGGGGCGGCGGCGGGCGGCGTCGTGTCGGCTGGGCTGCCCGCGGCCGCTGAGCTCCCGACGCTGCGGGGTGCGCCGCCATCCACCGCCTCGGTGACCGCCGCGTCGGGCGGGGAGGACGAAGAGGAGGCGAGTAGCCCAGACAGCGGCCACCTCAAG GATGGAATCCGACGTGGTAGACCCAGAGCAGACACTGTCCGGGACTTAATAAATGAAGGAGAACATTCATCCAGTAGGATCCGCTGTAACATCTGTAACAGGGTGTTTCCGAGGGAGAAGTCACTCCAGGCTCACAAAAGGACTCATACAG GTGAGAGACCATATCTGTGTGACTATCCTGATTGTGGAAAAGCCTTTGTTCAGAGTGGACAGCTGAAAACACATCAACGTCTTCACACCGGAGAGAAGCCTTTTGTCTGTTCAGAAAATG GCTGCCTAAGCAGATTCACCCATGCAAACCGCCACTGTCCAAAGCACCCCTATGCCAGGCTGAAGAGAGAAGAGCCGACGGATATACTCAGCAAGCATCAGTCTGCAGACAACAAAGCTGCTGCCGAGTGGCTGGCAAA GTACTGGGAGATGAGAGAGCAGCGCACGCCCACCCTGAAAGGCAAGCTAGTTCCGAAGGCTGATCAGGAGCAGCAGGACCCGCTGGAGTACCTCCAGTCTGATGGCGAGGACGATGAGAAGAGCGGCGCCCAGCGCCGACTGCAGGAGCAGCGAGAGCGTCTGCATGGGGCCCTGGCGCTCATTGAGCTGGCCAACCTGACAGGGGCGCCACTCCGCCAGTAG
- the Znf367 gene encoding zinc finger protein 367 isoform X2 — protein sequence MGGLQDGIRRGRPRADTVRDLINEGEHSSSRIRCNICNRVFPREKSLQAHKRTHTGERPYLCDYPDCGKAFVQSGQLKTHQRLHTGEKPFVCSENGCLSRFTHANRHCPKHPYARLKREEPTDILSKHQSADNKAAAEWLAKYWEMREQRTPTLKGKLVPKADQEQQDPLEYLQSDGEDDEKSGAQRRLQEQRERLHGALALIELANLTGAPLRQ from the exons ATGGGG gggttacag GATGGAATCCGACGTGGTAGACCCAGAGCAGACACTGTCCGGGACTTAATAAATGAAGGAGAACATTCATCCAGTAGGATCCGCTGTAACATCTGTAACAGGGTGTTTCCGAGGGAGAAGTCACTCCAGGCTCACAAAAGGACTCATACAG GTGAGAGACCATATCTGTGTGACTATCCTGATTGTGGAAAAGCCTTTGTTCAGAGTGGACAGCTGAAAACACATCAACGTCTTCACACCGGAGAGAAGCCTTTTGTCTGTTCAGAAAATG GCTGCCTAAGCAGATTCACCCATGCAAACCGCCACTGTCCAAAGCACCCCTATGCCAGGCTGAAGAGAGAAGAGCCGACGGATATACTCAGCAAGCATCAGTCTGCAGACAACAAAGCTGCTGCCGAGTGGCTGGCAAA GTACTGGGAGATGAGAGAGCAGCGCACGCCCACCCTGAAAGGCAAGCTAGTTCCGAAGGCTGATCAGGAGCAGCAGGACCCGCTGGAGTACCTCCAGTCTGATGGCGAGGACGATGAGAAGAGCGGCGCCCAGCGCCGACTGCAGGAGCAGCGAGAGCGTCTGCATGGGGCCCTGGCGCTCATTGAGCTGGCCAACCTGACAGGGGCGCCACTCCGCCAGTAG